The DNA window CCCCAGGCCCCGCGAAGGGGCCCGCAGGCGTTTTGTGTCCCTACGGCTTTCGGGCCTGGAGGAGGCGGGTAGAGTGGAGCGGATGACCGCCGCTCCCTTCCTGCTCCTGCTCGCCGTGCTCCAGCAGACCTCTTCCGTGGAGGAGGTCTCCTCCGGGGACTCCGGGGATTCCTCCGTTCAGTTCCGCGCGCTGCTCGAGGCCGGGCCGCTGAGCTTCCCGTCGGGGACCCGCGGGGGCGAACAGGACCTCTTCGCCGCCGCCACCCCCGTGCTGCGCCTGGACGTGGGCGAGGGCTTCGCACTGGAAGTGGGCGCCACGCTGCGCTTCCGCCTGCTGGACCAGGACCCGAAGCAGAAGGCGGGGGACTACGGGGGCGGCCTGCGGCGCGAGGACTGGGACACGCCCAGTGACTTGGGCCAGCTCATCCGGGAGTTGCGGCTGGGCCGGGAGGAGGGCCGGTTCTTCTTCCGGGCGGGCCCCCTCACCACCTTCACCCTGGGCGAGGGCCACCTGGTGGACCGCTACGTCAACCAGCTGCCGGCGGACTACCACCCGGCGGGGGCCACCGCCACGGGCTACTTCGGCCCCTTCCGGCTCCAGGTGGCCGCCAGCGACGTGCTCGCCATGCGGCTGTTCGCCGGCGAGCTGCGCTTGGACATGGGCCGCCTGGTCAGCACCGACGAGACGGTGTTCGACCGCTACCACGTGAGCGCCTCCGTCGCGCACGACTTCGGGCGCGTGGGCGAGGAGCGCACCGAGTCCATCACCGCGGCGCTCGTGGGGGGCAACGCGGCCATCTACAAGGGCGAGCGCTTCCAGCTGTTCGCCATCGCCGGGGCGGGCAGCCGCGTGGACGTGAGCCCGCTGGACTTCGGCGGCTTCGTGGGCCTGTCGGCGCGCGGCATGCGCGGCGCGGTGGACGTCAGCGGCCGCCTGGAGGGGCGCTCCCAAGGGGGCAGCTTCCGCTTCGGGCTCTTCGGGCCCTCCTACGAGCTGTCGCGCTTCTCCGCCACGGGGCTCTCCGAGGCGCCGCTCGCCGAGGAGCGCCTGTCGCGGGCCTTCTCCGGCTACGGGGAGCTGCGGCTGGGGCTGGGGGATGCCGAGAACGCGCTGTACTTCTCGGCCAGCGCCGCCGCGGAGTATTTCGCCTTTGGCCGCATCGACACGGACATGGCGCTGATGCTGCAACTGCCGGGGGGCCGGACGCGCATCACCGCGCGCGCCATCGTGGTGGGCCTGAAGACCCACCCGCGCTACTCCCTGCTGGCCGAGCTGCGCCAGCGCCTGCTGTCCTCGCTCTACGTGTGGGGCTCCACCGGCACCGTGCACTTCCCTCAAGCCGATGGCACCCTGGTGCGCGGGTTCACCGCGGGGGCCGGCGTGGGCGTGGACTGGGCGCGCTGAAGCGGGCGCTATCCGGCGAAGCCCTCCGCGATGTTGAAGAACGACTTGATGACGCGCTCGCAGTGCACCTCCCAGATGACCACCTGGCCCTGCTGGATGAAGTAGCTGTCCCCGGGGCGGTACGTGTGGGTCTGTCCACTTTCGTCCGTGAGCGTCACCTCGCCCTCCAGGATGGTGGCGTGCTCGGTGAACGGGAACGTCACCTCCACGCGCCCCCGGGTGGCCATGAAGAGCCCCGCCGTCATGGGGCCCGCCCGGAAATCCACCCGGGTGAAGATTTCCGGCCTGCCCCCCAGCGTCTTCCCGCCGAGGTTCTCGGGGCTGCCCAGCGAGACGAGTTGGGACAGGTCCTGGATCGTCCCAGGCGAGCACACGTTCATCCGGCGCGCCCGTACCGCATTGCTCGAAGTCATGACTCCTCCCTAGCGAAAGCGGCGAGGATAATCTCTTTTTCAATCAGGCGACGGTTGGCCCCGGCCAAGTGATGACGGCTGGCCAAGGGCCTGCCTGCAGAGACGGTCTTCGTTTCAGGAATTCCCGCC is part of the Stigmatella erecta genome and encodes:
- a CDS encoding cupin domain-containing protein, with translation MTSSNAVRARRMNVCSPGTIQDLSQLVSLGSPENLGGKTLGGRPEIFTRVDFRAGPMTAGLFMATRGRVEVTFPFTEHATILEGEVTLTDESGQTHTYRPGDSYFIQQGQVVIWEVHCERVIKSFFNIAEGFAG